A window of Roseiflexus castenholzii DSM 13941 genomic DNA:
ACTTGTCATTCCGAGCGCAGCGAGGAATCTGAGCGGGTCGCGCAAGACCCCTCGCGCTGCTCAGGGTGACCATGCCGGATGTTTACAGGGAATTGGTATGAGAGGCGAGAGGCGAGAGGCGAGAGGCGAGAGGTGAGAGGCGAGAGGCGAGAGGTGAGAGGCGAGAGGCGAGAGGCGAGAGGCGAGAGGCGAGAGGCGAGAGGTGAGAGGCGAGAGGCGAGAGGCGAGAGGCGAGAGGCGAGAGGCGAGAGGTGAGAGGCGAGAGGCGAGAGGTGAGAGGCGAGAGGTGAGAGGTGAGAGGCGAGAGGCGAGAGGTGAGAGGCGAGAGGCGAGAGGCGAGAGGCGAGAGGCGAGAGGCGAGAGGCGAGAGGCGAGAGGCGAGAGGTGAGAGGCGAGAGGCGAGAGGCGAGAGGCGAGAGGTGATACCAATGACGCTTGAAGATGCCGCATGCTGGTCATTCCGAGCGCAGCGACTGGTCATTCCGAGCGCAGCGACTTGTCATTCCGAGCCCTTCGCTTCGCTCAGGGTAAACGCAGCGAGGAATCTGAGCGGGTCGCGCACGACCCCTCGCGCTGCTCAGGGTGACCATGCCGGATGGTCATCGGTCATTGGTATGAGAGGCGAGAGGCGAGAGGTGAGAGGCGAGAGGCGAGAGGTGAGAGGCGAGAGGCGAGAGGCGAGAGGCGAGAGGTGATACCAATGACGCTTGAAGATGCCGCATGCTGGTCATTCCGAGCGCAGCGACGGGTCATTCCGAGCGCAGCGACGGGTCATTCCGAGCGCAGCGACGGGTCATTCCGAGCGCAGCGACGGGTCATTCCGAGCGCAGCGACTTGTCATTCCGAGCGCAGCGACTGGTCATTCCGAGCGCAGCGAGGAATCTCAGCGGGTCGCGCACGACCCCTCGCTTTGCTCGGGGTGACCATGCCGGATGTTTACAGGGAATTGGTATGAGAGGCGAGAGGCGAGAGGCGAGAGGCGAGAGGTGAGAGGCGAGAGGCGAGAGGTGAGAGGCGAGAGGCGAGAGGCGAGAGGCGAGAGGCGAGAGGCGAGAGGTGAGAGGCGAGAGGCGAGAGGCGAGAGGTGAGAGGCGAGAGGCGAGAGGTGAGAGGCGAGAGGCGAGAGGTGAGAGGCGAGAGGCGAGAGGCGAGAGGCGAGAGGCGAGAGGTGAGAGGCGAGAGGCGAGAGGCGAGAGGCGAGAGGCGAGAGGTGATACCAATGACGCTTGAAGATGCCGCATGCTTGTCATTCCGAGCGCAGCGACGGGTCATTCCGAGCGCAGCGACTGGTCATTCCGAGCGCAGCGACGGGTCATTCCGAGCGCAGCGACGGGTCATTCCGAGCGCAGCGACGGGTCATTCCGAGCGCAGCGAGGAATCTGAGCGGGTCGCGCACGACCCCTCGCGCTGATCGGGGTGACCATGCCGGATGTTCACCGGTCATTGGTATTAGGGGTCATGCGGTCGCCGGATTGACTCCAGTACGTGATGATCGGTCGGGCGCTGATGATCGTCTTCCCCGGCGGAATCTGGTTGAAACCAAAGCGCAGGTGCGCGCGCGAAGCAGGGCAAATCGGCGATTCCAGATCGGCTGGCGACCCTGAGACGGCTATCTTCGCACGCATGATCGGCGAGTTCGCACCGGGTTTGATCGGCGAGTCGGGATTGCCCTCGTGCCTGCCGTTGCAATTGCCGTCGGCGCCGACGCTGGCATCAATGACAGTACTGCCAGGCAATCTGCGGCGAATAGCGGGAACAGGGTCAGTTGACTGCACCTGTCGTAGCCAGCGTCCGGCGTCGGATATGCAGTGTGAGAAAGAGTAGAGCCATGCACATGCAGCGTAAGTTACAGAATTATCACCCGCCATCCGCCGCGATACAGAGCGCCGTCATCCCGGCGTGCTACGCTCTATCCGCTGGAACATGCACAAACCCAACGATCAACACACAGGAGAGAATAGACTCCTATGGCAGTCACCACATCAGCGGCATCGACGGATGTTGCAACACGAACGACACGCTCGCGCGAGCGCGTGTTTCTTGTCCTGGTATGGGCGCTGGCGCTAACAATCAGTTCGTTGCCTGTTCTCGCAGGGTATCTGTTTGCAACGCCGGAGCGTCAGTTTGTCGGGATTGTGTACAATATGCCGGATCACGCGCAGTACTTCGCCTGGATGCGCGACCTGGCGCGCCAGCCGCTGGCGCCGAACCGGTTGACGCCTGAGCCGAATGCCCCGGCGTTTTTCAATCTGCTCTGGTGGGTCGTCGGGCGTGTCGGGGCGTTGACCGGACTCGAATACGCTGCACTCTGGTCGGGGTTGCGACTCGTGGCGGCAGCAGCAGTGCTGGCGGCGGGATATGCCTTTGTGAACCTGGCGCTTGCCGATGGTCAGCAACGTCGGCTGGCGTACCTGATCTTCATCTTTGGCAGCGGTCTCGGGTTTATCTGGGTGATTGTCAAGTATGCCTACCGCCTGCCTGAAGCGCCGTTTCCGTTCAACATCTACACTGCTGAAACCAACACCTTCTGGATCCTAACGGCGTTTCCGCACTTCGGCATGGCGCTGGCGTTGATTGTGGCGATGATGGCGCTCCTGCTTCAGGCGTTGCGCACAGGACGCTACCGCTATGCCGTGGCGTGTGGCATTCTGGGAGCGATTCTGGGGTTGCAGCATGCCTACGACCTGATCACCATCTACACTGTGATGGGAGCGTTTGGTCTGCTCATCTGGCGGCGCGACCGGCGTTTCCCTGGGTTTTTGTTCCGTTGCGGGTTGATTATTTTCGCGCTCTCTGCGCCGGCTGCGGCGTATCTGTCGGCGCTGGTGCTCCTCGACACCACGTGGGGCAAAAAATTGAGCCAGTTCGACAATGCTGGCGCGTGGACGCCGCCGCCGTGGGAGTTGCCGATCCTGCTGGGTGTTCCTTTCCTGCTTGCGCTGCTCCACTTTCGCCCTCGCGCTTTGCAGAGCCGGAGTGATGCGGAAGTGCTCGTTGCAGTCTGGTTTGTGCTCCACTTTGTGCTGGCGTATCTGCCGGTCAAGTTTCAGATACATCTGCTGCTCGGCTGGCAGATGCCGATTGCCGTCCTGGCGGCGGCGGCAATCGCCACGCGCATTGTTCCCTGGTTTCAGCAGCGCCATAGCGCATTGTTGAAACCGGCGCTCGCTTTTCTCGTTGCGCTCATGGTGGCGACCAATGGTTACCTGGTTGCCTGGCGGTTTGTTGATTTCCGCCGTCTCGAAGCGCCCTACTACCTGACGCGCGGCGCGGCGGAGTCGCTGGCGTGGCTCGAAGCCCATGCCACTTCCAGCGATGTCGTGCTGGCAGACCTTGAGTATGGCCAGCATGTGCCGGTGCGCTCCGATGCTCGCGCGTTTCTGGCGCACTGGGCGGGCACACTCGATTTCTTCGACAAAAAGGTGATGGTGCGCGAAGTTTTTGACCCCGCCACCTCAGATATGCGCCGCCGGGAGATCCTGTCGGCGTATGGGGTGACCTATATCGTTGCTCGTGGGCGGGATCAGGCAGCGGCGCTCGATCCGGCGGTTGGACGCTATTTGACTGTGGTGTTCTCCGAAGGTGATACGACGATGTATCGAGTAACACCGGTGCATCTGCCGAATGGGTAGGATACTATGAGTCTCGTCTCTCGCTTCCGGGTTGAAATCCTGCTCTTCCTCCTTCTGCTGGCGTGCTACGCTTACTTTCCGCCGCGCTGGGCGGACTGGAATCAGAACTCGCGGCTGAACCTGACACTGGCGATTGTTGATGATGGTTCCTTCCAGATCGACCGGTTCGTCGCCAATACCGGCGATTATGCGAAGTACAACGGGCACTACTACAGCGACAAAGCGCCGGGTACGTCATTCCTCGCTGTTCCGGTGTACGCCGCCGTTCGCCCGTTGCTCCAGACGGCGCCGGTACAGCGGATGATCGAGCGCGTTGGTTCGTCGGCGGCGTTTGGCGAGACGCTGCGACCCGATGGAAGCGGCCTGGCGATGGAGAAGGTTTACTTCGCGCTGGTGTTAATGATCGTGTCGTTCGTGACGGTAGCCGTTCCATCGGCGCTGCTTGGCGTTCTGTTGTATCGTTTTCTCGAACTGTTCGACCTGGGGGCGAGTTGGCGCGTTGCGCTCGCGCTGATCTATGGGCTGGCGACGCCTGCCTTTCCCTACTCAAATGCGTTCGTAGGGCATCAGCAGGTGGCGGCGATGCTTTTCGTCTCTTTCTGGATGGCGTTCCTCATCGGGCAACGACGCCTGGCGCCGCACTGGTCGCTGCTCATCGGTGTGTTGCTGGGATGGACACTGATCACCGAGTATCCGGCGGCGCTGATTGTGGCGGGTGTCGGATTGTATCTGCTCGTCGTTCTGCCCGACCGTCGCTGGATTGTGGGTGCGGCGCTGGCGGGTGTGCCGCCGCTAGCGTTGATGATGGCGTACAACGACGCAATCTTTGGCACAGTGATGCCGGTCGGTTACAAGTACTCGGAGTTGTGGCAGGCTGAGCATCAATCCGGTTTTATGAGCCTTGCAGGACCGAACCGCGAGGCGCTGTGGGGCATCACCTTTGGCGTACACCGCGGTCTCTTCCTCCTGGCGCCGGTGTTACTGATCGGTCTGGTGGGGTTCGTCGCCTGGTGGCGCAGTGGAACGCACCGCCGCGAACTGGCGGTTTGCGTCTGGGCAGTCGTCAGTTTCCTGCTGTTCAACGGGTCGTCCGTCATGTGGAGCGGTGGTTTTGGCGTCGGACCACGCTACCTTGTGCCGATGTTGCCGTTTCTGGCATTCGGCATCGGCGCCTTCGTTGCGACGTGGGGTGCGCAATGGCGGGTGCGCGCAGTGTTGGGCGTCACAGGCGTCTGGTCGTTCCTGAATGTGTGGGCGCAGACGATTGGCGGGCAGAGTTTTCCGCAGTATCAGCCTAACCCATTACTGGACTATTCGCTGCCGGAACTGGTTGCGGGCAATGTGGCGCGCAACCTGGGCATGGCGCTGGACCTCGGCGGTTGGGCGAGTCTGCTGCCGCTGGCGCTGGTGGTGCTGCCGGGGTTGGTCATGCTCTTCCGGTCGGTAGAAGAAAAACGATCATTGCAGGTAGAAGGGCGTTGGATTGAGAACCGAGAACTGAGAACTGAGAACCGAGAACTGAGAACTGAGAACCGAGAACTGAGAACCGAGAATTGAGAATTGAGAACTGAGAATTGAGAATTGAGAACTGAGAATTGAGAACTGAGAATTGAGAACTGAGAACTGAAGGTCAGGGGTTGGGGTGGAGGTGCAGGGTCAGGTGTTCCGTCACTATCACGCGACATAAGATCCAACCGGCGAAGGAAGAGTCATACGCAGCATTCGGCGCCGGAACGTTCCTCTGCTGGCGTTCGTAGAAGGCGCGGTAGGGGCGCCCTGGCGAGGTCGCGCAGGGGCGCCCGTGGCCAGTACACAGGAGAGTTTCATCCATGATTCGTCCAGAAGCGCACAGCGCTCCACATCTTCAAACAACGCCAATGACCGTTGGCGCCTCTCGGATTCTTGTGGCAACGCTGTTTATCGTGGCAGTGTTGCTGGCGACGATCAATCTGCCATATGCGCCGCGGACCTGGTTTGATGAGGGATCGCACCTGCACGTGCCGAAAGCATTGGTGCAGTACGGCAAGTACGCCGACATCAGCGCCATCCCTGATGGACGCATCGAGTTTCGCTA
This region includes:
- a CDS encoding glycosyltransferase family protein; protein product: MSLVSRFRVEILLFLLLLACYAYFPPRWADWNQNSRLNLTLAIVDDGSFQIDRFVANTGDYAKYNGHYYSDKAPGTSFLAVPVYAAVRPLLQTAPVQRMIERVGSSAAFGETLRPDGSGLAMEKVYFALVLMIVSFVTVAVPSALLGVLLYRFLELFDLGASWRVALALIYGLATPAFPYSNAFVGHQQVAAMLFVSFWMAFLIGQRRLAPHWSLLIGVLLGWTLITEYPAALIVAGVGLYLLVVLPDRRWIVGAALAGVPPLALMMAYNDAIFGTVMPVGYKYSELWQAEHQSGFMSLAGPNREALWGITFGVHRGLFLLAPVLLIGLVGFVAWWRSGTHRRELAVCVWAVVSFLLFNGSSVMWSGGFGVGPRYLVPMLPFLAFGIGAFVATWGAQWRVRAVLGVTGVWSFLNVWAQTIGGQSFPQYQPNPLLDYSLPELVAGNVARNLGMALDLGGWASLLPLALVVLPGLVMLFRSVEEKRSLQVEGRWIENRELRTENRELRTENRELRTEN